From the genome of Nicotiana tabacum cultivar K326 chromosome 17, ASM71507v2, whole genome shotgun sequence:
aaatttttcaaacaactcaattcaatctagcacatcataaggagattcaaaatcagtgctgagtaacgGCTAAGTcctcaacttaaactagtagctcgtttacgtaaatttgggcagcatctcccctgtaactaggccctcctccaataccatataccaacaacaacaagactacaacaataacaaaatgtaagcatcattttccaaccttatctccatcacaatataccacaaaacagcccatacaccctaatcacttcatacataaaaagacaaccaaagtagtgtcaaacaactttaaaaaatataacaacgaacgaccagcccaccattctgtcattatgtggtgtttctccacaccatttgtcctccaaaactccattaaacgGTAGAAAAATATATAACCCAAaggcaacacgaaacagcccacaaaacagtccactacaagtcaaataactcgaactcacggcttccaatcaccgtcccgtgagttctaactattaggaaacgaatttatcaatatcaattgatatttaaacacttaaatacagaaagtacatgttttattaactattaagtaccttccaaaactcaaactacaaagaaaaagagaggcgatatagcgatacttatgtcgtagggatcgttttaacgttatcgcttcttgattccgtgcccgagattttaatattgtttgaagatcttgtagagagcttaagaATAAAGTTAGAGGTGTTATTTGGGAGAGCGCTTTGGAAAAATGGAGAAAGAGACGAGATGGGATGTAAATATCACAAttgttttaaaagtaataaaGGTGTTACCAACAACAACTAttaagtaccttccaaaactcaaactataaaGAAAACGAGAggtgatatagcgatacttatgtCGTAGGGATTGTTTTAacgttatcgcttcttgattccgTGTCCGGgattttaatattgtttgaagaTCTTATAGAGAGCTTAAGAATAAagttaggggtgttatttgggAGAGCGCTCTGAAAAAATGGAGAAAGAGACGAGATGGGATGTAAATATCCCAAttgttttaaaagtaataaaggtgctacttggcaccctatgaTTGGCCCTTCTTCCAACGCTTATAACTGTTTATCCGGGTATCGTATGAACGAACGATTAAGtgagttggaaactacattcaaataccttcaatttggtatataatatgtcccaaaagaacctcatataacacatgaaatatatttctcaaaatgcTTTGTTACATGACAAATGCTTAGTCGgtgtttccgcaactttaatccaatttttctcaaacttcatattttttatccaaacatcatatatagccatattatgactttaaattcatttaaatcatgattaacaagtctcatatttattacgtcaccttgggacgcacaggaTGTAACAATTCCCTTTGTATAACATGGAGTAAAAAGGATTTGGACATGACATATTACAATTCAAATCCAGTTGTGATCCCCTCAGAATGTGCACAAAGTTCAGTTATACAAGAGATACAATGGTTATATAATTAATATGATTGAGTCTGGCGATGGAGAAGACCGGCAAGATACACAATATGATAAAAACAGAATAATAACTAACCCTTAATATATAGATGTAGAAGAAGGTCAAATTTATAAAGACAAGACTACGATAAACAAAGTCATGAAGCACTTAGCAGCAAAAGGAAAAATTCCAGTTTAAGGTGCATATATCAAGTAAAACTAGGtaccaaaatattttttattgtataATTGTATATCTCAATGTATATCGTAGTTGACGTTAAAACCATAATTTTATGCAGAAAATAGGTTGCTTTGTAAGTTGTTGCCGTGCAATTTTAAATTGTGAATATCACTGTGTattattgtataattattttatttttcatttcataTTGCAAATGCCAGAAAGTACCTTAGCAATTACCAGTAATGCCCCTATCAACCTCAGTCTTTTTTTTTGCCCACGTGTATTACTATCTATCGTTGTATTTTATATCGCTATGTGTTTATTGATGGAAACTTTATATCTTTATCGTAAGTATTGTCTAGTATGCATTAACAACAACTGCAATCGGTGTTTTAAATCTTCATTTTTATTTCCAAATCGTGTCTCATGCAAGCTTCATTATTTGGTAAAattgattggggatttgaagaGGTGATTTTAGATCCGTTTATTACTTCCTCTGTTCAAATATAATTGATTTGACAAATTAAATTTGGTTCAAAATATTTGATATTTAGACAAataaaaaatacttttgtaaTAGTTTATGGACTGACAATTTGGATTGTTTTCCCTACTTTTTCTTGATGGCTTCTTTGATTAAAGGCCTAAAAGCTTTTACTTTGGAAGAAGCAGTCTACAAAGTAGGTTTGGACAACTCTAATTGCACGCCATCCAGAATTCAATTGGGCTAAATAAGGGCTACACTGCAAAATATTGTAGAAATATAGTACTTTTTGGGTGGTCTTTGACTGTTATCCCCGTTTGCTCCATAGATATAATTTCAAAGTTGAAAGTTAAATGTTATTATCGGACAAGCGAGAGACAATACTCGTTAAACTTGAAATTATGTTCCGAAATAAACGTGACAAAAATTTAAAGAGCTAACaacttaaaatattaaaataaagaaataaaaatgatcTAGAGTGGACAAAAGCAtaggacaattttttttttaaaaagtaatatttcTTTCGTTTCAACTTAAATGAAGTATTTGACTTGAcacaaagttaaaaaaaataaaacttttgaaACATGTTGTCTAAAAAGTTTAATAGGTAAAGATTTCCgtaatatttgtgtggctataaaaactTGTCATTAATGGtaaagaatgtaaaataaaaagtttaaaattaaattatttctaaatattaaaatatgtcattcttttttgtacagactaataaagaaaatatgtcatttaaATTAAAACTTAGGGAGTATTAATTATGGATATGTCAGACTCACATTATTGAGCTGTCTTATTTAAATTCGATTTAATTGTAATTGGGATGCCTAACTTTTTGGCAAATAACATCTTCATGCATATGCTGCCACATGTTTAACTTTATTACGCTAAAAATATACTATTTGTTTGTTATCTTGTTTAAAAATCAAATAACAAGTACTATTAAAGTAAACACGAGTTGATAGGGAAATTAGAtatgtattttgcatataaagTTTTTATCAATTATAAATAAGTGATTATATTATCACTTTATGGTATAATTTTAAAGTCAAATTATGtaattttaattgtaaaattaagAGTGAGTAAACATTTTCCTGTATAACCTGTTACCTTCCTCAATTATCACGAGTGCTATCACTATGCGCCAAACTCTAGAATCGTACCACCAAAGTGCCAACAAAATGGGATTCCATTTATTTGAGGAACTAACGATTGCCACTTGTTATTACAtaatttcttgttttttttcccttgtacaaattaaattctcaaaacCTTGTATTTTCTTCACGTAAGTTGAGAACTCGTCCCATTACATTTCTGCCAGTGGGACTCTGCTTTCAACTGAAAAAACATACAACACAAAATCCTCAAAATGTCTACCATAACTACCCTTGTTTTATCACCCTTAATTCAATTTCCTAAACCCAAAACATTTTCCACTTCTAAATTGAATTTCCATAGTAAAATCACTTTCTTATCCCGTGATAAAAAATACCCATATCCCAATATGGTGGATTTAGTGAGAAGTCAAGCCACTTCAGGTGATGATGGAGTAGGTGTAAAAATTGGAGGTTTTGAACAAGAAGCTTTCATTGATGGATCCTCAATTTCTGCTTCTGGTGGAATCAACGCCACTCTCAATAAGTTGGTTGGTTTACTTTCTTACCATTCTTTATCTTTCATTTTAACCTTTTGTACCGTTTCTTGATTTGTTTTGTGCTTACAATGTTAGTTTTGGAATGAAAAGAGGGAAATATTGTTCTTTAATTTGAATATTCAATTTAGGTTAATTCTTGGCATTTGTAGCTGATAAGTGTTTGAATTAAATATTTCTAAGGCAAAAGCTATGGTTTGATATGTTGATTATACCTAGATTTACCTGATATATTACAGAAATATGTTGAAGTCTTATGTAGaagtttttgtgttttatagTACCTTCTTGCTATAGCTCTAATAAATTGCCTTAcatttagcaaaaaaaaaaattaaaaaaaaaatagaagtttaatgTTTAGTTACCCACGCTACAAAGTAGTGAGTTCTCATTATTTGTCTTTTTTTAGTTGTCCACGCAAAGTTGAAGCTGAAATTGGAAGTAGTATGTTCACGCATGCTGCACAGATAGGGAAAGGAATTATGGAGCATGTTTGATGTTGAATTTTGCTTTAACATCTGGAGCTGTATATATAAATTTAGAAGACCTTTTAAAATTACCCTGATAAAGTCCTACATTTTTGCAACATattgttattcattttattacAAGTCCCTGATTCTCAAGACGAGCTACTCATTTGGTTTTGGAACAAGTGAAGTTGAGAATATTATAATGTATCTATTCTCGTGATAacataaaattttaaatcttttaaataGAATCTGCCTGCACCCTAGGGAGTAGACTACAACTGGTTTACCAGTTTTGGTGTTAGGTTGGGTTTTGGTCCTACAAACTCGCACATATTTTCGGCTAATGTTAAGCTTGTAATTTCAATTCATCGAGGGTGCTATCTAATATTCTCTGACCCCTATATATGTGCTTAATGAAAGAATACCTTCCATGAAGCTGTGATCTTTTTTGTAATGTCGTGTAAAAGACTTTCAAATTTAACTCTTATCATTTGAATCATCATACTTTCTGGAAATTACACTATAAATTAATGATATGTTCCCTCACAAAGTTCAGATTGGTGCAGCAGACCTGCTTGCTTGACCTGAAATTTTTGGAACTCCTTTTGGTCATGACTTGATCTAATTTCTTTGCAAGAATATAACTAGTTATATCCATCTCTGAAATTTCTGCTTAAACTTTTGAGGTTGGAGAAAAATCTTGTAATGCATTCTAATTTCATAATTACCTTAAAATGCAGAGTAAGTGGCTGGTGGCTGCAGTTTTTGGTATAATCTTCCTTTGGAGGCATGACGCAGAAGCACTTTGGGCTGTTTCTGGTTCTGTTCTGAATGCCTGGCTCTCAACTGTGCTGAAGAGAATACTGAACCAAGAGCGACCTGTTTCTACGCTAAGATCAGACCCTGGAATGCCATCTTCTCATGCACAGTCTATCATTTATACAGCGACAGTCTGTATTGTCTCAAGTAATTTTCTTAGCCAATTGCTTAGAGGGAGAGATTATACTTGATTTTAGATATTCTTCATATCTATCGCATATTCCCTGTCAGAACTTCCTAGAAGATTTTAAGCAATCAATTAACTGATCTGTACCACTTTTCTCCCTTGATCATGGATATAATAGAATGTAAATTGCGTCTAGAAAGGGACTCATCCACGGTTATCGATCATCACACAGGTTTTTAGGCAATAGTTAGATGTAAGTGGGAACTGTTCAATTCATCATTGAATCTGTAGGATAAATCTGCAGTAAAGTTCAATGTCTCTTGCAATACATACCAGTACTAAAGCCTGAAGAGCTAAGCTACAACAAAATAGTGCTCAAAATCTTCTCATCTGTTACCAATCTATATGCATGCTTAACATTTCTCTAGTAATACACTGAAACTCTTGTAAAGAGTGTCGAAGATGCACAAGCCAAACATCTTGACAGGGAGCTCTCTATGCTAATAATGTAATGTGAGTAAGATGCTAAGGTTTCCAGGCAGTCTACAAGCTTTTAACCTAGCAAATTCTAATCCTAATTTGGCCTTAAAAAAGTGAGATGCAGTGCTGAATTTGCACTCTTTCTTCCCTTTACATGATAGTTGTATGTGATTGTGTTGCACATACTTAAACTTTATGACTCTTATTGACATTGAATACGACTCGTTAGCATGTCCAGATAGTACTGTGCCTGTACAAGCAGCTCTTCAAATTAATGTTATCATGATACATTAAGATAACTTCTGACTTGATTAACCTGTCTGCTACAAATGTTCATGTTCACAAGTGCTCTTCTATTGTCATAGATTCAGACCGACTTTTTATTGCCTCAGATATACCTTAGAACAATGTGGTTCTTATTTGATGAATAAGATCACTAGAAAGGTCGCAGAGAGTTTGCGCCTTGTTTGACAGTTCAAGTTTCCTTTTCTTGTTTCATATATTTTGTGTGCAGCTATGGCATTAAAACTCTCCATACCTAACCTCTGATacatcttttctttttgtttgtcacAGTGGTAGAATATTTTGGGTTAAACGGAATCACCGCAGTCATTAGCGCACTTATCTTTGCAATTGGCTCCTACTTTGTAAGTGTACGCCGAACTTTTATTTAGTTTGTTTTTGTCAAGTTATTTTCATATGCTTGCAGTTGCAGAGCAGCTTGGCTTCTACCTGCTTTCAACCGAGTTTCTGCACGAAACCTTAGTTTAGTTGTAACTGTTGTAGCCATAAATTGATATGCTCGTTGCTTCTGTTTGTGCAGTCATGGCTACGGGTTTCACAACGGCTTCACACAACCAGCCAAGTAGTCGTAGGTGCTGCATTAGGATTCTCTTTCTCCGTTTTCTGGTTTTGGTTGTGGGATGCAATAGTCCTGAAGGCATTTATATCCCACTTGTGGGTTCGGCTTATTATCGTTCTTGGCACTGCCGCCATTTGTGTCAGCTTTCTCCTATATGTGGTTCGATACTGGGTTCTTGAGGAAAACTGATTCTTTATATAGTGAGAAAGTAAACATTAACATTGAACTTTCATCGAGCAACTAACAAAACAAAGCTTATAATTTCTTCTCAACTTTGCTCAATACTGTTCATTTGCTATTTCTGCCCATTGTAGGATTAAGGAAATGTGATTACTGTTAACTAGCCAAAACCTCCACTCTTTCTTTAATGTACATTCTGCATCTTATTTGTTCTATTTGTACTAAATTTTGGTTGACACCTATGCCTAAGGAAACATTACGCATTGTTTTGAATAAGTATATACGGCAGGACAGCAAACAAAGATACACATTCAAACTCAATCAAGACAGCAATTGAACCAGATCCCAAGATCAGTAATATAATATGTAGTTCATTTATGTATTCTTCCAATATTCATAGTGGATACAAATTCAAGGAGAACTTAAAATAGCACGTCCTCCTATATAGTACTATATATAACTTTCTATAGATCCTATACACCTCAATAATAAGGAAAAGGAAGTAGAATCAAACATCTCTTTTGTTTTTTCagaagtgtataagtcatatcgTTTCTACTTTTACTAAGCAGCAGAGGGGGCGGTTACGTAGCGAACAACGCCGCCCTTCTGAAGCGCTGGCAGGAATTTGTTAGTGACGCTGGCATTCTTGTAATCCAGCGACTCGTCATTGTATATATCCCTCCATTTTTTCACCAGCATTTTGATGTCTTCTCTGTCCATGTTCTCTTCCTCTCCAGTGTATTTCCATGGCTTGGACCCTGCTGCACAATAATGAACAACTTTCACCTTGTCAAGCTCTACATTCTCTGGATGGCGCCACAGCATGGCCAAAACCAAGTTGTAAATATTTGGAATTGGCTTGTATATGTCCCTGAAGAACATGTTCAAGAAATCCTACAAAAGTTTCACCAACACAAAAGCCCACTTTAGTCATCTTGACAAGAGTCTAAGTTCTACACACTGAAACGGTAAATATTTTACACAATCATGTCTCTTAATAGGTAAATTTTTCTAATAAGCATTTAAAGGAACCTGCTATAACTAGTTAAAATACATTGATGATGTAAACCAATATTGAAGAACTAAAACTAAATAGTCGCCCACCCAACTGCCTAAACTAAAAATAACCTACGGATACATAATATATGAATTGATCCgtgtataatatgtgtataatctaTACATACAGGCTAAAAAAAAGTAAATAGTGCATCCGACAGACTATTTGTCTGAAGAGCTCTTCATATAAACTCTTTGGATTTGGGCAAAGATCAACTTTACAAGAAGCAAAGGCCAAGATTAATGTTACCTGTTCAGCAAATGATGTTGGATGGGTAACTTTAAGGGTCTTCAAAAGGTTATCATAAGTAGGGAGACTGGGCTCAAATACGAACATGCCCGCGTTGAAATAGAGACTGGGCTTTGGGCCTAACTCTTCTTCAGGCCACTGGACTTTATCTGGACATTGTTGGCAGTACCCAATACTGTACTGTGGGCTATTGGTCCAAGACTTCTCACAGAAACAGTCCATCACAGCGTAGAAATAGGCATCTGGCAAGTCAAACAAGTGGTCTATGTTCTCAAACACCTGAATATCCCCATCCAAGTATATCATCTTGCTATACTCCACAAACTGCATTTTActcaacataaaaataattttcagcAATTAGTACTCTTGTTCTATAGATTGATAACACAAAATTAAAGGTGTAACCTGCACTAAGGGATCAGTTCAACTTTCATGTTCTCGCAATTGAAACAAATGGATTTTTGCAATTGTGAATTCAGATTTTTATATTGATCAtaatattttagttacttttacATATATAAATCTATTCTCCATGTAACAAGTATTGAGCTCAAATAATGCATTTTGTCGGCCTCTAGAGGCAGGCTAGCTATTTACTATATATGTTAGGTTATTAATATTATTACAGACAGTTACAGGAGTATATATATTATTGTAGATAATCTTAAGTGGATGGTGTAAAAGAATTGTATACGAACGGCTAGTGAACAAGTTAAAAGGAAGCTTGTTATACCTCCCAGATGCGGAGTTTAGAGTAGTTGATAACATAATAAGCCATAGCAAACTGAGTCTGATTCTGAGGAGGATAAACAGGCTCGATCTCTCGGACGATGCAGCCCTGGTTGATGAGTATGTGGCGATGTTCGTCTGGGACATCACGTAAAACTGCTACCACAAGAGGATAAGCAGATTTCACCTTCCTCAACCCTTTTGCCAAACCAACCACACCTTTTACGTAGTCCCCATTCCCTGCCAAGAATGTCACATACGCACGCCTAGGCAAACTTGCTGCCTTGGCCAAACCAGTGCCAGCCTTGTTTACACGTCCAATAACATTGGGAGTCATCTTCAACTTGAAAAAATAAGGTAAGGGAAAAAAACAGAGAAGATTTCTTGTGTTTTGTTGATGAGTTTTTGAGTGTTTTCCTTCTCTTATATAGGCGttaggaaaagtaataaaatatgaaaaatattaaATTGCATGGGAAACATATAGCTGTGTGCACGAGCACGACGTCGTGTCAATGCTTTTGAGTTCGTCGgttacaaaatttaaaatttgaccaGAAATAAATTATGTTAACTCATTGCAGTTTTTATGTCATtgtatattattattaattaccaAACTTGATAACACTAGATAATAGTCCATCTGGCCCTCCTACCATTATTTCATTCCTAGATTGCACATAAAATTAACATCTGGATTTCgtttcttaattataaaagatcgcctactttctttccttttcaacaaagATAAGCTACTTCTCGAAATCAATTTGTTATGATGGACATCGGCCTTTCTGTTGAAGTAGGCATAGATTAATTCGTTTAGAAACAGATAAGTTTTTAGTTTCCAAATAGGTGATATCTTTCTTATCTTGAGAATTTAATACTAATAGGTGGATTATGTCGCCTAAATTTCTTCCTTATTTAGATCGTTAGAAATTAAACAATAAGATCATCGTTTAGTTAAGTGTAGCTGTCCGAATGCTAGTGAGAAAGTAACACTAGCTTATGCTAAGATGAAACAAAATTACAGTTAAATCTAcatctttatttatttaaaagtttgaGGTCTTACGTTCCTTCTTATTTTCCACTAAGATGTCCTCCTTTATTAGAAAGCAGTGACAAGCTCCACATGCACAATCCAAATACAGAATTTTACAGTACAaaaatatagacatgctttcaagtttaacaattTCAGCTCAAAACAGATACAATATGCTAAGTATGTGTGACTaaaatgaggaatgatacatctctatatctacatgtcaattatGCATGCCAAATGTAATGCAAaacagtgataaaatcatatgcatactgtCGGAgaatcaattcactcagtcctcccattcacttaatcctcacagtcactcattcctcacagtcacccagttctcacagtcactcaatcctcccaatctctcggcactcgcattcacactcagtaggtatctACGCTCACTGCTGGTgagtcagactccggagggcggatcctacccaagcgctataataagtcaatcatggcatgaattaataaagcttgttgcggcgtgcagctcgatcccataaatatccttacaatc
Proteins encoded in this window:
- the LOC107763259 gene encoding galactinol synthase 2, with the protein product MTPNVIGRVNKAGTGLAKAASLPRRAYVTFLAGNGDYVKGVVGLAKGLRKVKSAYPLVVAVLRDVPDEHRHILINQGCIVREIEPVYPPQNQTQFAMAYYVINYSKLRIWEFVEYSKMIYLDGDIQVFENIDHLFDLPDAYFYAVMDCFCEKSWTNSPQYSIGYCQQCPDKVQWPEEELGPKPSLYFNAGMFVFEPSLPTYDNLLKTLKVTHPTSFAEQDFLNMFFRDIYKPIPNIYNLVLAMLWRHPENVELDKVKVVHYCAAGSKPWKYTGEEENMDREDIKMLVKKWRDIYNDESLDYKNASVTNKFLPALQKGGVVRYVTAPSAA
- the LOC107763260 gene encoding lipid phosphate phosphatase epsilon 2, chloroplastic, with the translated sequence MSTITTLVLSPLIQFPKPKTFSTSKLNFHSKITFLSRDKKYPYPNMVDLVRSQATSGDDGVGVKIGGFEQEAFIDGSSISASGGINATLNKLSKWLVAAVFGIIFLWRHDAEALWAVSGSVLNAWLSTVLKRILNQERPVSTLRSDPGMPSSHAQSIIYTATVCIVSMVEYFGLNGITAVISALIFAIGSYFSWLRVSQRLHTTSQVVVGAALGFSFSVFWFWLWDAIVLKAFISHLWVRLIIVLGTAAICVSFLLYVVRYWVLEEN